Proteins encoded in a region of the Pieris napi chromosome 5, ilPieNapi1.2, whole genome shotgun sequence genome:
- the LOC125049459 gene encoding tissue-type plasminogen activator-like — protein MAVICYKSVFCTVILFYIFVNILDKCNGYSPRECGVPLRRHTRQPRERSAGQLRIIKGRESKRGAWPWQVSLQLLHPNYGLISHWCGGVLIHPMWLLTTAHCIHNELFNLPVPALWTAVLGEWDRAEQRGAYVPVERIVLHHRFHNYQHDIALMKLTKAADVTPGSRIRTICLPPYQPIVTNYNTERSTHYTKPETRRKPKPKPSPDSAIKYLEKLNNLTKNIFGSFKKHKNTKYNLRVSNEQSERKVDNNNRDIIYDSANLDSVIKLIKSRIDDRSSNYRTGKAQEDVNSDFDSLTELLNPEKSINRSDKKLMFGEEIDPFIDDNNGLDFKDECYTTGWGREQANGTLTDVLLEAEVPVLPLQQCRDKYSLSMPLNDGHLCAGSTDGSTGACVGDSGGPLQCRSGGSGARWELRGLTSFGSGCAHRGVPDVYTNVEHYVSWIYGHIYAT, from the exons AATGTGGTGTTCCACTTCGAAGGCATACCAGGCAGCCTAGGGAGAGATCAGCAGGACAGCTTCGGATCATAAAAGGAAGAGAGTCTAAAAGAGGGGCTTGGCCTTGGCAG GTATCCTTACAACTGTTACACCCTAACTACGGTCTCATCAGTCACTGGTGCGGTGGAGTGCTCATTCATCCAATGTGGCTGCTCACTACTGCACACTGTATCCACAA TGAGCTGTTTAATCTACCGGTTCCTGCTTTATGGACAGCAGTTTTAGGGGAATGGGACCGAGCTGAGCAGCGAGGGGCTTACGTCCCTGTGGAAAGGATAGTCCTTCATCATCGCTTTCACAATTACCAACATgatatag CTCTAATGAAACTCACTAAGGCGGCTGACGTAACTCCCGGAAGTCGGATCCGTACTATTTGTCTGCCACCATACCAACCTATAGTTACCAATTACAACACAGAACGTAGCACACATTATACAAAACCGGAAACAAGACGAAAACCCAAACCAAAGCCTAGCCCCGACTCggccataaaatatttagaaaagcttaataatttaactaaaaacattTTCGGATCATTCAAGAAACATAAAAACACGAAATACAATCTCAGAGTTTCCAATGAGCAATCAGAGAGAAAAGTCGATAATAACAATAGAGATATTATATATGACAGTGCCAATTTGGAtagtgttattaaattaattaaatctagaATTGACGATAGGTCATCAAATTATAGAACGGGAAAGGCACAAGAAGATGTGAATAGTGATTTTGATAGCTTAACAGAACTTTTGAATCCAGAAAAGAGTATTAATAGAAGTGATAAGAAATTAATGTTTGGTGAAGAAATAGATCCATTCATTGATGATAACAATGGGCTTGACTTCAAAGATGAATGTTATACGACTGGTTGGGGAAGAGAACAGGCAAACGGAACGTTAACAGATGTTTTGTTGGAGGCGGAAGTTCCGGTTTTGCCACTTCAACAATGTCGAGACAAATATTCGTTGAGTATGCCGTTGAATGATGGCCATCTCTGCGCTGGAAGTACTGACGGCAGCACTGGTGCTTGTGTG GGCGACAGTGGAGGCCCCCTTCAGTGCCGTAGTGGTGGCAGTGGGGCTCGCTGGGAACTCCGGGGTCTCACATCTTTCGGCTCTGGCTGCGCACACCGCGGCGTCCCCGACGTATATACAAACGTTGAACACTATGTGTCCTGGATTTATGGCCATATATATGCCACATAA